From the genome of Hippocampus zosterae strain Florida chromosome 8, ASM2543408v3, whole genome shotgun sequence:
GAGTTACAACGACCATcgttccatccacccatccattttctaacccgcttattgtcacgagggtcgcgggcatgctggaacctatctcagctgtctttgggtagtaggcggtgtacaccctgaacgggttcccagccaatcgcattacCATGGTCTAATATCGGAAAATATTTACTTATGTAAGGGgtcaacttgaaaaaaaataataaatgacctaatttgtattttccttcattttaaatttattttttgatttgcaAACACAATGCAGTACATTAAATAGATTTTGACATAAGGGGACACTCGTTGACACAGGGACAGAAAAGGATCTTAAAAGATTTTTCAATaccgacaggaaaaaaaatccacttaatATGTATTGACTGAATTCTTCGTAacgatgctttaaaaaaatcttatgaAACAAGTAGCTGATCACATTAGCCCATTATGATTTCTAGTCCTGCAAAGAAACAAAGGTAACATGAGTCTCAAATTTGTTTTCTGTGGCTTTTTGACTTCTGCAATGAGATATGGTCTATGACCAATCAAAAATGTGTCGTCAGAGCTTAAGTCACAGACAACACCTTAACACGCTTTCAGTCAATGTTGCACATTATTTTACGCACTCCACTAGAGAGTTTGGCCATTCAAGTATTCCACTGAAATGTCTTACTAATCTCAAACAGCTTTCCACAGTGaagctgtttgtgtgttttcttagTTGGGGCGGTGCCCATAAAAATGCAGGGAGGAGTCTTTACTAAAGGTTCGGGCACAGAGTGAAAAGTCACTCAAGGAAAGTCCGCGGCTCTAACATGATTAGTACGGAAGTGAGtgggaagaaagaaaatacaacaaaGGGCGAATGGAAGGTTCGTTTTCAACTTTTTTGGGTGGCTTTTGGGAATATAGAGATTGTAAAGTagaggtcaccaacctttttgaaactgaggtaCTTCATGAGAACTGCTAAGGACTAGAGTTTGCCATGCACTTCATGTACTGCTTGACCAGCTGATGACTGAGAAATCAATGCTGTTCATTAACCTGTCTATGGCATTTCCCATCATGAACTAGCGTTAAGCTACTTCAAGACAAAGTAATGCTGTTTGGTGTAATTAATCTTGTTTCATGTTTAAattgggagtggcaataaacagcttggtCCCCACCTGCCAAACATACACCACAGAAACATAACCACCTTCACAATATTCTtaagaaatcacaatgtcccatcactggtgagctatttttggagCACGTTAATGAGCACGTAATGTAGTCCCCATTTGTGACTCCTGCTGTAAAGTGTCTCCATTTGTGTGCCTTCAGTGCCCCACCTCTCAAGGACACATCCCCAGCGAAGACGTGAGAAAGGTGTGGAAAGAATGCCAACAAGAAAGCTTCTGGTATAGAGGTatgttgcaaaaaacaaaacaaaaaaaaccacacaaatcAATGGATTGCGTAAGCGGAACCAGACGGAAGCACTGGGGCCCGACTCGTCCATCGGTATTGCGTTCAAGCTCATGTTTACATTCTTTTGTAGGGTGGCCTCTGGAAACAGGACTGTGTGCGGAGAACAGTTGCCATGTGATAGCACTTACTTAACGTTACCATACTATCTACTTGAAActattgtgtatatatatatatatatatatatatatatatagtataaatAAAccgccaaaaaatgttttttaaacgtttttaaGGGGCCCTGATGAATAACAAATAACATATAAAAATGGTCCGACGCTCATGTCTCTTTGACATATGATGTGGTATGGTTTGGATGAATCTCTTACTTTCCATGGACATTTTAAAAGTGACCCAATCTTTGTTTTGCTTCTCTTTAGCTCTACCCCTGTCCGTCGGCAGCATGGCTGTCACGGGGACTCTCATCTACAAtggttaacacacacacacacacacacacacacgcaggcatacgcacacacactacttATTTACAATATCAATGCTTTCACttattgtttgtatttcaaTGCAGGTATTTGGAAAACGTCAAAGCGGTTTGGTCCCTTTCCAAAACTAGCAGGTATGGAACATGACTTATGGTCTGTTTGTTTAGATATAGCATTTTTGTAAGGATCTGACACAAGATTATTTAAATTTCAGTTGCCGGAATCCTTGGCTTTGCCGTGGGGAAAGCATCTTACATGAGTACCTGTCGTCGCAAATTCCAGGAGCTCGGCCCCGGGATTGAGCCACCGTTTGGGCCTTGGTCTGGCCCTTTTAATCGCGGACACAGGTCCTGTCAACATGTGTGCGAAGAGTGTAAGAAAAAAGTTCCGGCGGGACCTACAGAAtgattagaagaaaaaaaattaaatgtgtcaTTCAGGGATACTTTACAAAGGATGgtaacttgatttttttaaatacctttgATTTTCTCTTTCCctgcattaaaataaacaaagaaataaatgaacaacTTTCACAAAATCACCTCTAGAGGGCAATGTTGTCATTTGAACCATAAATACcgttacagtactgtactgtagtcaATTTTGGTGCATTGCATGGTTTCTTTGTAGTTTTAGTGGtgtataaaatacattttaaagtacTGTACAACATACATTACAATGTACTGAGGGGCACATGAAAattatcttttttgtttggctcCTTTTAATGATGTTAATCATAATTGAATTTAATGATGACATTTTGgttagtaaaaacaaaacagttgagACAGGATAAGAAAGTGTTTGTATGccgtaaaaatattttttaaacgacagtttttaaattattattattgattttaCAACACATCAAAAGTATTGTAGAGACTATTTGATAATTGTGTTGATTATATTTTTGATattgtgtgtttattattatttaacaatatgtacttttaatttattatttagcTCATGAAACTATGGCAAACCACTGCCGATACCGCATGGACGAACGACAGTGTGTGACGGCTCCTGCCTACGCAACAGTTGGGGTGTCTTCCTTTTAGGATATTTGGTGTCCTAGATGAATTATCTGTAATGATGTAGCGAAACACCCGCC
Proteins encoded in this window:
- the ociad2 gene encoding OCIA domain-containing protein 2, with product MISTEVSGKKENTTKGEWKCPTSQGHIPSEDVRKVWKECQQESFWYRALPLSVGSMAVTGTLIYNGIWKTSKRFGPFPKLAVAGILGFAVGKASYMSTCRRKFQELGPGIEPPFGPWSGPFNRGHRSCQHVCEECKKKVPAGPTE